The Longimicrobiales bacterium genome contains a region encoding:
- a CDS encoding amidohydrolase family protein: protein MRVVDGRIAEVGELTPRRGETVVNGGGAVLSPGFIDTHSHHDRGLLSDMRSARAVVSQGITTIVVGQDGGSQYPLVDFFTQAEATPPAVNVASYTGHAALRREVMGDDLQRTATPPETDSMSVLLRADMEQGSFGLSTGLEYSAALNSTTEEVVSLAHVAAEFNGRYISHIRSEDRTFWDAIDEILFIGSEAGLPVQVSHMKLAMTSLWGRSDELLQKLDAARARGVDVTADVYPYTYWQSTMRVLVPDGNFTREQVGFALREVALPDGIIFGRFTPEPSYVGLTLEEIALEREEDAVTAYLALLDMAYGPDAPDDVRESIVARSMKEEDIAGLYQWAHTNVSSDGELAGPHPRGYGSFTRVLRTQVREDGMLSLEEAVYRMTGLAAEHMGIVDRGVIREGAWADLVLFDPEMVTDHADFESPQLASTGIHGVWVNGVQVWDIDSVVQSAYPGQVLRRGG, encoded by the coding sequence GTGCGCGTCGTCGACGGCCGAATTGCCGAGGTCGGCGAGCTCACGCCGCGCAGAGGTGAGACCGTCGTGAATGGTGGGGGCGCTGTACTCTCGCCCGGCTTCATCGACACGCACAGCCATCACGACCGAGGATTGCTCAGCGACATGCGGTCCGCTCGGGCCGTGGTAAGTCAGGGCATAACGACCATCGTGGTGGGTCAGGATGGCGGCTCCCAATATCCCCTCGTCGACTTCTTCACCCAAGCCGAGGCGACGCCTCCCGCGGTCAACGTTGCATCGTACACTGGACACGCAGCGCTTCGGCGGGAGGTCATGGGTGATGATTTGCAGCGCACAGCGACCCCACCCGAAACGGACTCGATGTCTGTGCTGCTCCGGGCGGATATGGAGCAGGGCTCTTTCGGTCTAAGTACAGGCCTCGAGTACTCGGCTGCCCTCAACAGCACGACCGAGGAAGTGGTCTCCCTGGCCCACGTCGCCGCCGAGTTCAATGGCCGCTACATCAGCCACATCCGAAGTGAGGACCGGACATTCTGGGATGCCATCGATGAGATCCTCTTCATCGGCTCCGAAGCTGGCCTCCCCGTCCAGGTGAGCCACATGAAGCTTGCCATGACCAGCCTTTGGGGTCGCTCGGATGAACTGCTCCAGAAGCTGGATGCGGCCAGGGCGAGGGGCGTCGACGTCACGGCGGACGTCTACCCATACACGTACTGGCAGTCCACGATGAGAGTGCTGGTACCGGACGGGAACTTCACTCGAGAACAGGTCGGGTTTGCCCTCCGAGAAGTGGCGCTGCCGGATGGGATCATTTTCGGACGCTTCACCCCGGAACCGTCCTACGTGGGCCTTACGCTTGAGGAGATCGCGTTAGAGCGGGAAGAGGATGCGGTCACCGCGTATCTCGCCCTTCTAGACATGGCGTACGGTCCCGACGCTCCTGATGACGTGCGAGAGTCGATCGTCGCTCGCAGCATGAAGGAGGAAGACATTGCCGGCCTCTATCAGTGGGCGCATACGAATGTGAGCAGCGATGGTGAACTCGCGGGGCCCCATCCACGTGGGTATGGGTCCTTCACGCGAGTGCTTCGTACGCAGGTGAGGGAGGACGGAATGCTCTCTCTCGAGGAGGCGGTCTATCGGATGACTGGCCTCGCAGCTGAACACATGGGAATCGTGGATCGTGGGGTCATCCGAGAAGGAGCATGGGCCGACCTCGTACTGTTCGATCCCGAGATGGTCACGGACCACGCGGACTTCGAGTCTCCCCAGCTTGCTTCGACGGGCATCCACGGCGTGTGGGTCAACGGAGTCCAAGTCTGGGACATTGATTCCGTCGTGCAGTCGGCGTATCCAGGCCAGGTGCTCAGGCGTGGTGGTTAG